Proteins encoded together in one Stutzerimonas stutzeri window:
- a CDS encoding TnsD family Tn7-like transposition protein, which produces MYFPRLYPDELLYSGIARCRVHLGIGNHKTLLHMLFGDSKVAAITDLPTHLTALANNTGLDAEGMILNHTLFPLYAPFIPPERRTDLFQAMLAPDRPTIGLSGASTALVKWPDWLRYCPICFEDMAARYGEPYWRRSWQIQGIDACPEHGCQLLNSPIPFRRAQRHEFHPASPLFLPPDLHVSPAGEEAIRLAKAAMQLLALEEVQSPGYGRWTNLYRHLATECGARRGRQIRAEVIWEKILASHRRDWLAANGLLTSGEPPPWLLAIFRKHRKGFSALQHLIVWTSLRPGQHAGELISEAKIRQVDPASDRSVQLLPAEFEQKQQYRAVWLQALDNHGGAKAARQNGGEACYAWLYRHDRSWLMAENQARPRRQGNNSHVDWQARDRKLVRLLIRIGRDSEEDRSLPRRSRNWFLQQLPHRASVEHHLAQLPLCRTFLDRYAESVGEYQIRRLTAAMLEDVQTGITSRRWELEKRCGLEKSKMAPLTTEFIRLVGSWIE; this is translated from the coding sequence ATGTACTTCCCCAGGCTCTACCCGGACGAACTGCTTTACAGCGGTATTGCCCGGTGCCGGGTACATCTGGGGATAGGCAACCACAAGACCTTGCTGCACATGCTTTTCGGTGACAGCAAGGTTGCCGCGATTACCGATCTGCCTACACACCTGACTGCGTTGGCGAACAACACGGGCTTGGATGCGGAAGGCATGATCCTGAATCACACGCTGTTCCCGCTCTATGCCCCTTTCATTCCGCCGGAGCGCCGTACCGATCTTTTTCAGGCCATGCTTGCTCCCGACCGGCCGACGATTGGTCTGTCTGGGGCCTCGACGGCCTTGGTCAAGTGGCCCGATTGGCTGCGTTACTGCCCGATCTGCTTTGAAGATATGGCTGCGCGCTACGGTGAACCCTACTGGCGGCGTAGCTGGCAGATTCAAGGGATAGATGCCTGTCCCGAGCATGGCTGTCAGCTCCTGAACTCACCTATCCCGTTCCGTCGAGCGCAGCGGCACGAGTTTCATCCAGCCTCCCCACTGTTTCTTCCACCTGATCTTCACGTGAGTCCTGCGGGCGAGGAGGCTATCAGGCTCGCCAAGGCTGCTATGCAGCTGCTGGCGCTCGAAGAGGTGCAATCGCCTGGCTACGGACGCTGGACCAACCTGTACCGGCACCTGGCAACAGAGTGCGGCGCCAGACGCGGCCGTCAGATCAGGGCTGAAGTCATCTGGGAGAAGATTCTGGCATCCCATCGCAGGGATTGGCTTGCTGCGAACGGTCTGCTGACATCCGGAGAGCCTCCGCCCTGGCTGTTGGCGATATTCAGGAAGCATCGCAAGGGATTCAGTGCGCTGCAGCATCTGATCGTCTGGACCAGCCTGCGCCCTGGCCAGCATGCTGGCGAGCTGATCAGCGAGGCGAAGATTCGCCAGGTCGACCCTGCCTCCGACCGGTCAGTGCAGCTGCTCCCCGCTGAATTTGAGCAAAAGCAGCAATACCGAGCCGTTTGGCTGCAAGCACTGGATAACCACGGTGGCGCCAAGGCAGCCAGGCAAAACGGAGGAGAGGCATGTTACGCCTGGCTCTATCGTCATGACCGAAGCTGGCTGATGGCTGAGAATCAGGCCAGACCGCGCCGACAGGGCAACAACAGCCATGTTGACTGGCAAGCGCGGGACAGAAAGCTGGTACGCCTGCTGATCCGAATTGGCAGAGACAGCGAAGAAGACCGGAGCCTTCCGCGCAGGAGTCGCAACTGGTTCCTGCAGCAGCTACCCCATCGGGCATCAGTCGAGCATCATCTCGCTCAACTGCCCCTGTGCCGCACTTTCCTGGATCGCTATGCCGAGTCTGTCGGGGAATATCAGATCCGTCGCCTGACTGCAGCAATGCTGGAGGATGTACAGACTGGCATAACGTCCAGGCGCTGGGAGCTGGAAAAGCGTTGTGGGTTAGAAAAGAGCAAGATGGCACCTCTGACCACTGAATTCATTCGATTGGTAGGAAGTTGGATTGAATAG
- a CDS encoding ATP-binding protein, with the protein MTEEFQRGVIPLARYQEQQLPEYQDNPLISALPPIPDLQEVVGLLQQLPGFEPQEALLDGRLRAHAIARLLHGFFQPLSHHLELESKISLMIRQGYIGRNPASGAWYAHLQNGYRRVEEEDLDAAVYQSVSSTANSLSLFGCSGCGKTRTLERILGMYPQALHHPDYNITQLVYLKVDCPIDGDLDELCLSFFNEVDKILGTYYSRSHGRKKLGTKRLLASMCQVANLHALGVLIIDEVQNLNEARSGGAEKMHNFFVSLVNTIGVPIIQVGTHRASKFFQRTFRAARRVSGLGSIRWDRLPRDEHWKRLLKRLWKYQWLRNAAPLDDELEATMYDLTQGVMDIIIKLFALAQIRAIVTGVECIKPLLLRRVFEDEFKPVHPMLAALRSGRPELIAKYDDLLMPEIEGRLLALTRSLDSVPQPKPPAPPADDKAKRLAALLEGMEIPRDIAIPMADELLAENPDIPLAALIHKATAYLAQDAPKRPGISRVKRTEWGCLSEEDLRRRYADGPESEAYDRFKQAGLILDLRPLLRAS; encoded by the coding sequence ATGACTGAAGAATTCCAGCGCGGAGTCATTCCCCTGGCGCGTTACCAGGAGCAGCAGCTTCCTGAGTATCAGGACAATCCGCTCATCAGCGCATTGCCTCCGATTCCTGATCTGCAGGAGGTGGTCGGTCTATTGCAGCAGCTTCCCGGTTTCGAGCCGCAGGAGGCGCTTCTGGATGGTCGGCTCAGGGCACATGCAATTGCCCGCCTGTTGCACGGCTTCTTCCAGCCGCTGAGCCATCACTTGGAGCTGGAGAGCAAGATCAGCCTGATGATCCGTCAAGGGTACATCGGTCGGAATCCGGCCAGTGGTGCCTGGTATGCGCACCTGCAGAATGGCTATCGCCGTGTCGAGGAGGAGGATCTGGATGCGGCGGTGTACCAGAGTGTCTCCTCTACGGCCAACAGCCTGTCGCTGTTCGGCTGCTCCGGTTGCGGCAAGACGCGCACGCTGGAGCGGATTCTGGGCATGTACCCCCAAGCCCTCCATCACCCTGATTACAACATCACTCAACTGGTCTATCTGAAGGTCGACTGCCCAATTGACGGTGACTTGGATGAGCTGTGCCTGAGCTTCTTCAACGAAGTAGACAAGATCCTGGGTACCTACTACAGCCGTAGCCACGGACGCAAGAAGCTGGGTACCAAACGTCTGCTGGCATCCATGTGCCAGGTAGCCAATCTGCACGCGCTCGGAGTGCTGATCATCGACGAGGTTCAGAACCTCAACGAGGCACGCTCCGGTGGTGCCGAAAAAATGCACAATTTCTTCGTGTCGCTGGTGAACACCATCGGTGTTCCGATCATTCAGGTCGGCACCCACCGGGCCAGCAAGTTCTTCCAGCGCACGTTCCGGGCTGCTCGGCGGGTCTCCGGGTTGGGCAGCATCCGCTGGGATAGGTTGCCTCGGGACGAGCATTGGAAGCGTCTGTTGAAGCGGCTCTGGAAGTATCAGTGGCTGCGAAATGCGGCGCCGCTGGATGATGAACTGGAGGCTACGATGTACGACCTCACCCAAGGGGTCATGGACATCATCATCAAGCTGTTCGCGCTGGCGCAGATCCGGGCGATAGTGACAGGTGTCGAGTGCATCAAGCCGCTGTTGCTGCGCAGGGTTTTCGAGGACGAGTTCAAACCGGTCCATCCGATGCTAGCGGCCTTGCGGAGCGGTAGGCCCGAGCTGATCGCCAAATATGACGACCTGCTGATGCCAGAGATCGAGGGACGGTTGCTGGCCCTGACTCGCTCTCTGGATAGCGTCCCCCAACCTAAACCGCCGGCCCCTCCGGCAGATGACAAGGCAAAGCGGCTGGCCGCCCTGCTCGAAGGTATGGAAATCCCGAGGGACATCGCCATTCCCATGGCCGATGAATTGTTGGCGGAGAATCCGGACATCCCGCTGGCGGCCCTGATTCACAAGGCCACGGCCTACCTCGCGCAGGACGCTCCCAAGAGGCCCGGCATTTCCAGAGTTAAGCGGACGGAGTGGGGGTGCCTATCCGAGGAGGATCTGCGCCGACGTTATGCCGATGGGCCTGAAAGCGAGGCCTATGACAGATTCAAGCAGGCCGGCTTGATCCTCGATCTGCGGCCTCTGCTGAGAGCGAGCTGA